Within the Bradyrhizobium cosmicum genome, the region GCAGGATGCCCATGAAGAAACCTACAAGGGCGAGCGCTGTGAAGGCCAAAAAGGGCCGGAAGACCCGCGCCAGCCGATCCAAAGCCGTTCCCAAGCGGTTGGCCAAACCTCCGGCGAAGCGTCCGGCCAAGCAGGCCCAGCGCGGTGCGTCGGCGGCCGCCGACACCAAGGCGACCATCCGCGGCCTGCGGAGCAAGCTCAAGGAGGCGCAGCGGCGGGTCACGGAACTGGAAGCCGCGGCCGACACCGATTTCCTGCTGGAGATTCCGAACCGGCGCGGTTTCGAGCGCGAGCTGACGCGCGCCATTGCCTACATGAAGCGCTATCGCGCCAGCGGCGCTCTGATCGTGCTCGATGTCGATCGGCTGAAGCCGATCAACGATTCCTTCGGTCATGCCGCCGGCGACGAGGTGCTCAAGGCCATCGCGGCGACGCTGACGCAGCAGGTCAGGGCCTCGGATGTGGTCGGCCGGCTTGGCGGCGACGAGTTCGCGCTGCTGCTGTGGAATCTCAGCGAGACCGACGCCAAGGCGAAGGCCGCGATCTTCGAACAGGCGATCGACGATTTGTCGTTCACCTTTCGCGGCCAGCACGTGACCGCGGGCGCGTCCGCCGGTGTTGCGCTGCTGGGCGCGCACTCCGATGCGGGCCGCGCTCTGGAGGAGGCGGATGCCGCCATGTATGTGCGCAAGGCGCACCGGCGGCACGAGCCGCGGATCAGGCTGGTCAGTAGCTGACTTTACAGTGTCGCGAGGTCTTCCGGCACGTTGCCGAACTTGCGCAGCAGCGTGGCGTCGCCGAATTCGCCGGTCATGGGATCGCCGCTGCGACTGAAAGCGACCGCGCCGATGTGGCCCGGACCGCGCGACAAAATCTCGGCACGCCGCAACGCGGCCGTCGGGCTCTGGCATTCCTCGGCTGCGCCCGCAACAGGCGATCCGTCGGCATCGATCAGGAAAGGCATTGCAACGTAGTAAGTCACATCTGACATCGCGTTGCTCCGGGCATCAAAACTTAAGCGGCGCTGCTCCGCATCTTGCTGCGCGAGCTCTCCGGAATGCAGCCGGCTGAAATCGCCGCCCGCAATTCCTCGAGCTCGGCTTCCAGATATTCGTTGGCCATGATCAGCGCCTTGATGGTGCTGCGCAGATTGCCGTCGCACATCGCGATCG harbors:
- a CDS encoding GGDEF domain-containing protein, with the translated sequence MKKPTRASAVKAKKGRKTRASRSKAVPKRLAKPPAKRPAKQAQRGASAAADTKATIRGLRSKLKEAQRRVTELEAAADTDFLLEIPNRRGFERELTRAIAYMKRYRASGALIVLDVDRLKPINDSFGHAAGDEVLKAIAATLTQQVRASDVVGRLGGDEFALLLWNLSETDAKAKAAIFEQAIDDLSFTFRGQHVTAGASAGVALLGAHSDAGRALEEADAAMYVRKAHRRHEPRIRLVSS